A single window of Blochmannia endosymbiont of Camponotus nipponensis DNA harbors:
- the aceE gene encoding pyruvate dehydrogenase (acetyl-transferring), homodimeric type gives MLERTSNDVDPIETQDWIQSISSVIQREGIARAQFLINQIIHEARNNGVRIVNDETIHDYINTIPVKDEPEYPGDLEIEQRICSVVRWNAIMMVLHASKKNLDLGGHIASFQSSATLYEVCFNHFFRGRNQHDGGDLVYFQGHIAPGIYSRAFLEGRLNEKQINNFRQEVKNLGLSSYPHPKLMPEFWQFPTVSMGLASISAIYQAKFLKYLNNRNLKDTTLQTVYAFLGDGEMDEPESKGALNIASREKLNNLIFIINCNLQRLDGPVVGNGKIINDLENIFKGSGWEVIKVIWGSKWDSLLHKDTSGKLIQLMNETVDGDYQTFKSKDGAYIRKHFFNKYPETSTLVDDMSDSEIWALDRGGHDPKKIFAALKKAKNNSEKPVVILAHTVKGYGMGSSAEGMNIAHQIKKINIQGIRYFRDRFNLNLVKDDQIESLPYLTFAEDSKEYTYLHERRKTLFGYIPSRLQHSTDSLELPTLEHFHPLLIQQNKDISTTLAFIRVLNILLKCTPIKNRLVPIIADEARTFGMEGMFRQIGIYSSMGQQYTPQDHDLLAYYRENKQGQILQEGINELGAAASWLAAATSYSTNNFIMIPFYVYYSMFGFQRIGDFFWAAADQQARGFLIGGTSGRTTLNGEGLQHADGHSHIQSLTIPNCISYDPAYAYEIAVIIQDGLMRMYGNNPENIYYYITTLNEKYHMPAMPIGVEEGIRKGIYKLESLSGKNGKIQLMGSGAILRLVREAAQILSQEYNVSSDVYSVTSFTELARNGQDCERWNMLHPMDIPKIPYITTVLNDFPTIAATDYMKLFAEQIRCFVPSNHFFVLGTDGFGRSDSRENLRHHFEIDTGYVVTAALAQLLKKGHIHADVVINAIKTFDIDPNKINPRLI, from the coding sequence ATGTTAGAACGTACATCTAATGATGTAGATCCAATAGAAACACAAGATTGGATACAGTCTATTTCTTCAGTTATTCAAAGAGAAGGTATCGCACGCGCTCAATTTTTAATCAATCAAATCATACATGAAGCTCGCAATAATGGTGTTAGGATTGTTAACGACGAAACAATACATGATTATATCAACACAATTCCAGTGAAAGACGAACCAGAATATCCCGGAGATTTAGAAATAGAACAACGCATATGCTCTGTTGTACGTTGGAATGCCATTATGATGGTATTGCATGCATCAAAGAAAAACTTAGACCTAGGGGGGCATATCGCTTCCTTCCAATCTTCAGCTACATTATATGAAGTGTGTTTTAATCATTTCTTTCGCGGCCGCAATCAACATGATGGAGGTGATTTAGTATATTTTCAGGGTCATATTGCACCTGGCATATATTCTCGCGCTTTTCTAGAAGGACGATTAAATGAAAAACAAATAAATAATTTTCGTCAAGAAGTAAAAAATCTAGGACTATCTTCATATCCTCATCCAAAATTAATGCCAGAATTTTGGCAATTTCCTACAGTTTCTATGGGCCTTGCTTCAATCAGCGCAATTTATCAAGCAAAATTTCTAAAATACCTAAACAACAGAAATTTAAAAGATACTACTTTACAAACAGTATATGCTTTTTTGGGAGATGGTGAAATGGATGAGCCCGAATCTAAAGGAGCACTTAATATTGCTTCCAGAGAAAAATTAAATAATTTAATTTTTATTATTAATTGCAATTTACAACGATTAGATGGACCAGTAGTAGGAAATGGCAAAATTATTAATGACTTAGAAAATATATTTAAAGGATCAGGATGGGAAGTGATTAAAGTTATTTGGGGTAGTAAATGGGATTCCTTGCTACATAAAGATACTAGCGGAAAATTAATTCAACTTATGAACGAAACTGTTGATGGAGACTATCAAACATTTAAATCTAAAGATGGAGCTTATATACGTAAACACTTTTTTAACAAATATCCAGAAACTAGCACACTAGTAGATGATATGAGCGATTCCGAAATTTGGGCGTTAGATCGCGGGGGACATGATCCAAAAAAAATATTTGCTGCTTTAAAAAAAGCTAAAAACAATTCCGAGAAACCTGTTGTAATATTAGCACATACTGTTAAAGGTTATGGAATGGGCTCTAGTGCAGAAGGAATGAATATTGCACACCAGATAAAAAAAATTAATATACAAGGTATACGTTATTTTAGGGATAGATTTAACCTAAATCTCGTTAAAGACGATCAAATTGAATCTTTACCTTATTTGACATTTGCAGAAGATTCTAAAGAATATACATATCTACATGAACGACGCAAAACATTATTTGGATATATCCCAAGCAGATTACAACATTCCACCGATTCACTAGAACTACCAACATTAGAACATTTCCATCCCTTACTAATACAACAAAATAAAGATATCTCTACTACTCTTGCATTTATACGAGTATTGAATATACTATTGAAATGTACACCAATTAAAAACAGATTAGTACCCATAATTGCTGATGAAGCCAGAACCTTTGGGATGGAAGGAATGTTCCGTCAAATCGGTATTTATAGCTCCATGGGACAACAATACACTCCTCAAGATCATGATTTACTTGCATACTATCGTGAAAATAAACAAGGACAAATTTTACAAGAAGGTATTAACGAATTAGGTGCGGCCGCATCATGGTTAGCGGCTGCCACTTCATATAGCACTAATAACTTCATTATGATACCGTTTTACGTATATTACTCAATGTTTGGATTTCAAAGAATCGGAGATTTTTTTTGGGCTGCCGCTGATCAACAAGCCCGAGGATTTTTAATTGGAGGAACATCTGGTCGCACTACTTTAAACGGTGAAGGATTGCAACATGCTGATGGCCATAGTCACATCCAATCACTAACAATTCCTAATTGTATTTCTTATGATCCAGCATATGCATATGAAATCGCTGTTATCATACAAGATGGTCTAATGCGTATGTATGGAAACAATCCAGAAAATATATATTATTATATCACTACATTAAATGAAAAATATCACATGCCAGCCATGCCAATAGGAGTTGAAGAAGGCATCCGAAAAGGAATTTATAAGTTAGAATCTTTATCTGGAAAAAATGGAAAAATTCAATTAATGGGATCTGGTGCTATTTTGCGCCTTGTTCGTGAAGCAGCTCAAATATTATCTCAAGAATATAATGTCAGCTCTGATGTATACAGTGTTACTTCTTTTACTGAATTAGCACGCAATGGACAAGACTGCGAACGTTGGAATATGTTACATCCTATGGATATACCTAAAATACCATATATTACTACTGTATTAAATGATTTTCCCACTATAGCTGCTACTGATTACATGAAATTATTTGCAGAACAAATTCGGTGTTTTGTACCAAGTAATCATTTTTTTGTTTTAGGTACAGATGGATTTGGTCGTTCTGACAGCCGAGAAAATTTGAGACATCATTTTGAAATAGATACAGGTTATGTAGTCACTGCAGCATTAGCTCAATTACTAAAAAAAGGCCATATCCATGCAGATGTTGTTATAAATGCCATCAAAACATTTGATATCGATCCTAACAAAATTAATCCACGCCTAATCTAA
- the aceF gene encoding dihydrolipoyllysine-residue acetyltransferase gives MTIEINVPNIGEDELEVTEIMVKIGDNININQSLIIIEGDKSSMEIPAPCSGIVTQMNIHIGDKVHTGSLILLLDTQNYTKIPPLNDQKYITPSSHVVIKNDTQEGMTHNNINHSTRSTLEIAHATPLVRHMARTSGIDLSKIKGSGRKGRILKEDIQNYINDISIDHTNNMSSIQPNQLIPILSWPNIDFSKFGDTETMMLSKIQKISGTNLQRNWIMLPHVTQFDEADITDLENFRKQQNIYIEEKKINCRITILVFVMKAVAKALEELPRFNSSLSQDGQTLILKKYINIGIAIDTPKGLLVPVLRNVNTKGVILLSQELAELSKKARSGNQLTPYNMQGGSFTISNLGGIGGTAFTPIINVPEVAILGISKSFIKPIWTGKKFIPRLMLPLSLSYDHRVIDGADGARFMTLINKIISDTRLLFM, from the coding sequence ATGACAATCGAAATTAATGTTCCAAATATTGGTGAGGATGAACTAGAAGTTACAGAAATAATGGTAAAAATTGGAGACAACATTAATATCAATCAATCACTTATTATCATTGAAGGGGATAAATCATCCATGGAAATACCAGCTCCCTGTTCTGGCATTGTTACTCAAATGAATATCCATATTGGAGATAAAGTACACACAGGATCTCTAATTTTATTGCTGGATACACAAAATTATACCAAAATTCCTCCTCTTAACGATCAAAAATATATTACTCCTTCTTCTCATGTTGTAATAAAAAATGATACACAAGAAGGAATGACACATAACAATATCAATCATAGTACACGTTCCACACTTGAAATCGCACATGCTACACCATTAGTGCGTCATATGGCTCGCACATCTGGAATAGATTTGTCAAAGATAAAAGGTAGTGGCCGTAAAGGACGTATTTTAAAAGAAGATATTCAAAATTATATAAACGATATTTCCATAGATCACACAAATAATATGTCATCCATTCAACCTAATCAACTGATTCCTATTCTATCTTGGCCTAACATAGATTTCAGTAAATTTGGTGATACTGAAACTATGATGCTCAGCAAAATACAAAAAATTTCTGGTACAAATTTACAAAGAAATTGGATAATGCTACCCCATGTCACACAATTTGACGAAGCTGATATTACCGATCTAGAGAATTTTAGAAAACAACAAAATATTTATATTGAAGAGAAAAAAATAAATTGTAGAATTACAATTCTAGTTTTTGTCATGAAAGCCGTTGCAAAAGCATTAGAAGAATTACCACGATTCAATAGTTCTTTATCTCAAGACGGTCAAACATTGATTTTAAAAAAATATATTAACATCGGAATAGCAATAGATACCCCTAAAGGTTTATTAGTACCCGTGTTACGCAATGTAAATACAAAAGGTGTTATTTTGTTATCACAAGAACTAGCAGAACTTTCGAAAAAAGCTCGTTCTGGGAATCAATTGACTCCTTATAATATGCAAGGAGGCAGTTTTACTATATCTAATTTAGGAGGCATAGGAGGTACAGCTTTCACTCCTATTATTAATGTTCCAGAAGTAGCTATTTTAGGTATATCTAAATCCTTCATAAAGCCAATCTGGACCGGAAAAAAATTTATTCCACGCTTAATGTTACCTTTATCATTATCATACGACCATCGTGTTATCGATGGAGCTGATGGCGCTCGATTTATGACTCTCATTAATAAAATAATTTCCGACACGCGACTATTATTTATGTAG
- the lpdA gene encoding dihydrolipoyl dehydrogenase: MMHMQIKTHVLVLGAGPGGYSAAFRCADLRMNTTIIERYPNLGGVCLNVGCIPSKTLLYVAKLIETKKKLNKYGILSGETHIDINKTRSWKDNIIAQLSNNLKTMAKTRNVQVINGIGKFIDSHTIQVTNHQMIWEIAFDYAIIAAGSHSVSLSSIPNDDQRIWNSTDALSLQSIPKRLLIVGSGAIGLEMATIYHAFGSNIDIIEMCNQIVPILDKDIINIFTKIISKNINLILNTKINVVDSKKDGIYVTMENKQTLLKNTQRYDALLVAIGRAPNGNALNIEHTGVNVDKYGFIPVDQQMRTNIHHMFAIGDIVGHPMLAHKSIHEGHVAAEVISGKKRYFDPIIIPSIIYSDPEIAWVGYTEKDAQEKNIDYEAIIFPWTASGRAITEDCKEGITKLIFNKKTNKIIGGTILGTHASEILGEVALAIEMGCDVEDITLTIHAHPTLYESIALAASIYDGSITDLPNTKK; encoded by the coding sequence ATTATGCATATGCAAATAAAAACTCATGTTCTTGTTTTAGGAGCAGGACCAGGAGGATATTCCGCAGCTTTTCGATGCGCCGATTTAAGAATGAATACTACAATAATAGAACGTTATCCTAATTTAGGTGGAGTATGTCTTAATGTTGGTTGTATTCCCTCTAAAACACTATTATATGTCGCTAAATTAATTGAAACAAAAAAAAAATTAAATAAATACGGTATTTTATCAGGAGAAACACATATTGATATTAATAAAACACGATCCTGGAAAGATAACATTATAGCTCAACTATCAAATAATTTAAAGACAATGGCAAAAACACGAAATGTTCAAGTAATTAATGGAATTGGAAAATTTATTGATAGTCATACTATTCAAGTGACAAATCACCAAATGATCTGGGAAATAGCATTTGATTATGCCATTATAGCTGCAGGATCACATTCCGTATCTCTATCATCTATTCCCAATGACGATCAACGTATTTGGAATTCAACCGATGCGCTGTCTTTACAATCAATACCTAAGCGTTTATTGATTGTAGGTTCTGGAGCTATAGGGTTAGAAATGGCAACAATATATCATGCTTTTGGTTCAAACATCGATATAATCGAAATGTGTAATCAAATTGTGCCAATTTTAGATAAAGATATTATTAATATTTTTACTAAAATAATTAGTAAAAATATTAATTTAATTTTGAATACTAAAATTAATGTAGTAGATTCTAAGAAAGATGGTATTTATGTAACTATGGAAAATAAACAAACTTTACTAAAAAACACTCAACGTTATGATGCATTATTAGTAGCAATTGGACGCGCTCCAAACGGTAATGCATTGAATATTGAACATACAGGAGTAAATGTAGATAAATATGGTTTTATTCCTGTAGATCAACAAATGCGTACTAACATACACCACATGTTCGCAATAGGAGATATCGTTGGACATCCAATGTTAGCTCATAAAAGCATTCATGAAGGACATGTAGCAGCAGAAGTTATTTCTGGTAAAAAACGCTACTTTGATCCAATAATAATCCCATCTATTATATATTCTGACCCAGAAATAGCATGGGTTGGATATACTGAAAAAGATGCTCAAGAAAAAAATATAGATTATGAGGCTATAATTTTTCCTTGGACAGCTTCAGGTAGAGCAATTACTGAAGATTGTAAAGAAGGTATAACTAAATTAATTTTTAATAAAAAAACAAACAAAATTATTGGAGGAACAATTTTAGGTACACATGCTAGTGAAATATTAGGAGAAGTTGCATTAGCCATTGAAATGGGGTGTGATGTAGAAGATATTACCTTAACTATTCATGCTCATCCAACTTTATACGAATCAATAGCATTAGCAGCATCTATTTATGACGGATCGATTACTGATTTACCTAATACGAAAAAATAA
- the folK gene encoding 2-amino-4-hydroxy-6-hydroxymethyldihydropteridine diphosphokinase, translating into MERVWIGIGSNMLDPKKQVDQSIWCLSALPMTKLIAFSSYYRSRPLGKKNQPDFLNAIVILDTDLSPQVLLNYLQYIEKKQGRIRLRDDCVWQSRTLDLDILLFGKHIICIPELIIPHHGIFNREFVIYPLIELNDRLVFPNGKIITDIVRTVPRNGLDLWKS; encoded by the coding sequence ATGGAACGGGTGTGGATAGGCATTGGTAGCAATATGTTAGATCCAAAAAAACAAGTAGATCAATCTATATGGTGTCTTTCTGCACTTCCGATGACTAAGTTGATAGCTTTTTCTTCTTATTATCGTAGTCGACCGTTAGGAAAAAAAAATCAACCTGATTTTTTGAATGCAATAGTAATACTGGATACGGATCTATCTCCCCAAGTATTGTTAAATTATCTTCAGTATATTGAAAAAAAACAAGGACGTATACGTTTACGTGATGATTGTGTATGGCAGTCTCGTACATTAGACTTAGATATTTTATTATTTGGAAAACATATTATATGTATTCCCGAATTAATAATTCCACATCATGGTATTTTTAATCGAGAATTTGTAATTTATCCTTTAATTGAATTAAATGATCGTTTAGTTTTTCCCAACGGTAAAATTATAACAGATATCGTTAGAACTGTACCGAGGAATGGTTTAGATCTTTGGAAGTCATAA
- the dksA gene encoding RNA polymerase-binding protein DksA: MSKNAPSRRKRSSLNVLTIAGVTPYQRKSNEEYMSVDQLLHFKCILETWKNQLKKDVEYSILCTQDQASINFPDPVDRAVQEEEFNIKLRNRDREHKLIEKIEKTLKKIDMNEFGFCTSCGVEIGIRRLEARPTANLCIDCKTLEEIKEKQTTG; this comes from the coding sequence ATGTCAAAAAATGCACCGAGTCGTCGTAAACGTTCTTCTTTGAATGTATTAACAATTGCTGGAGTAACGCCATATCAAAGAAAATCTAATGAGGAATATATGAGTGTTGATCAACTTTTACATTTTAAATGTATTCTTGAAACATGGAAAAATCAACTTAAAAAAGATGTAGAATATTCTATATTATGCACACAAGATCAAGCATCTATTAATTTTCCAGATCCAGTGGATAGGGCGGTGCAAGAGGAAGAATTTAATATTAAATTACGTAATCGTGATAGAGAACATAAACTTATTGAAAAAATAGAAAAAACCTTAAAAAAAATAGATATGAATGAATTTGGATTTTGTACTTCATGTGGTGTAGAAATTGGTATTCGAAGGTTAGAAGCTCGTCCGACAGCTAATTTATGTATCGATTGCAAAACTTTAGAAGAAATTAAAGAAAAACAAACAACCGGATAG
- the coaE gene encoding dephospho-CoA kinase (Dephospho-CoA kinase (CoaE) performs the final step in coenzyme A biosynthesis.): MSYIIALTGGICSGKSVIAKKFANLSKKISVVDADIISRKVTQPGTIALHTIVKYFGSCILFPNGSLNRSMLRKIIFSNPKDKEWLEKLLHPIIRIETQKTINTLSNQSSYILWVTPLLIENNLQKHANHILVIDAHIDIQLTRIINRDKISKQYAKKILLSQVSRQNRFDFADDVIENNKNLDEITQYISALHQYYLKIKTNNS, translated from the coding sequence ATGTCTTATATTATTGCGCTCACCGGCGGCATTTGTTCTGGAAAAAGTGTTATTGCCAAAAAATTCGCTAATTTATCAAAAAAAATATCTGTAGTAGACGCAGATATAATTTCTAGAAAAGTGACACAACCCGGAACTATTGCTTTACATACAATAGTTAAATACTTTGGATCCTGCATACTATTCCCTAATGGATCATTAAATCGATCCATGCTAAGAAAGATAATTTTTTCCAATCCTAAAGATAAAGAATGGCTTGAAAAATTATTACATCCAATTATCAGAATAGAAACACAAAAAACAATAAACACACTATCTAATCAGTCATCATATATTTTATGGGTTACTCCTTTATTAATAGAAAATAACTTACAAAAACATGCAAACCATATATTAGTGATAGATGCACACATTGATATCCAATTAACTCGAATTATCAATAGAGACAAAATCAGTAAACAGTATGCTAAAAAAATTTTGTTATCACAAGTATCCCGTCAAAATAGATTTGACTTTGCTGATGACGTTATTGAAAATAACAAAAATCTCGATGAAATTACGCAATATATTTCTGCATTACATCAATATTACCTTAAGATAAAAACTAATAATAGCTAA